The Salvelinus namaycush isolate Seneca chromosome 5, SaNama_1.0, whole genome shotgun sequence genome segment TTTTTTCCTTTCTCTGCACAGCCACTGCTTGATATCTCCATCAGTGCAGATGATGTCATCCAAGCCTTGTGGTGCTCTCTGCTCTATGATTGGTTTCTCAGAGGCCGCAGACATGCCACACAGGATTCCACCAATTAGTATGCAGGACCTCTGAGTGGATCTGGTGTTTTTTTACCTTTGTCTTTACAGTTCAAGCTTTATGATCTAGCCTATGTCCTTCTTCATTTGAGAAGCCATTCAGATCTTTTCATCTGGTTACTGTTCAGTATCTTGGCCTCTTCAACAGCACTGTGTGGGTCCAGAGCGTTGAGGGCAAGTTGAGAAAGTAAATAGAATCTGTATGATAATAAATGCATCATTCACCAGTAATTCTATAGGCAGCGCAGGGCCAGCTAGCGTGTTGAACCCTTTATATATTGGGGGCCCAGCGAGATTGCCCTGACGATAACATGGGGATTGATGTTGGCCATTAAAAGAGCCAGCTAGAGTTCTGAGCTCGGGGGGTTACAGGCAGGcagcctccctcccctccccggGCCAGCAGCACTGTATATCAGCATGTTGTCACCTGGGCTGATGTCACGGCAGGTCCTTGGGCAAAGAAAACACGCAGTCTGTCTTCAGTTGGTGACCAGTGCAAAGGCTCACTCACTACCTGGTAATGTGCGACTCATGCCAAGGGGTGCGCTGCACGGGTTCACAGCCATTCAGAATGAAATCTGTAGCCTATTTGCTATTCTTGGTCCGTAACAAGAGTGGTTTCAACAAAACAAAGTGATCTGAGTCATCTTGTGGAATTGACAAAACTATAAAGCTACAAAACAGATCAGAGCCTTACATGCTTATCTGTGAAAATGAAGTTTATACAGTTGTGTTCAGAGTTAGAAAGGCTTAAATAAATTGTCTATTGTATTTAAAGTAGCAGCCAGGACATTGTGGAGAGGGGTCGTGACCCAGCTTTATTACAGATTTTCTTTAACCATCACACCATGGTATAACTTTAGTGTCTGGACTTGTCAACCCAAGGAGTCTCCCATATGAACACTTGCTCATTTCACACACTACACTCACAGGACCTTGGAACAATCTGAAAACCCTCTCCGTAAAAGCAATTTGTCCCTTGGTGCATCCACATGAGTTATATCTCTCCCTGTGAACACTCGTGTTTATCTTTTCAtaatctccctctccatcccaaTCGCTCCCCCGTCAGGACCACTCTGTTATTCTAGGAAGTAAAGCAGCAGCAGGGTTGTCATTATGGgaacatgtacactaccgttcagaagtttggggtcacttagaaatgcccttacttttgaaagaaaagcacatttttgtccatttaaataacatcaaattgatcagaaatacagtgtagacattgttaatgactactgtagctggaaacagcagattttttacagaatatctacataggcgtacagaggcccattatcagcaaccatcactcctgtgttccaatggcacgttgtgttagctaatccaagtacagagaacagacgcctcacaagtcctcaactggcagcttcattaaatagtacctgtaaaacaccagtctcaacatcaacagtgaagaggcgactccgggatgctggccttctaagcagagttgcaaagaaagcGCCATATCTCAGACGggccaataaaataaaataaataagatgggcaaaagaacacagacactgtacagaggaactctgcctagatgaccagcatcctggagtcgcctcttcactgttgacgttgagactggtgttttgcacttactatttaatgaagctgccagttgaggacttgtgaggtgtctgtttctcaaactagacactctaatgtacttgtcctcttgctcagttgtgcaccggggttcTCCCACTtgttctattctggttagagccagtttgcgctgttctgtgaagggagtagtacacagcgttgtacgagatcttcagtttctttgcaatttctcgcacgcaatagccttaatttctcagaacaagaatagactgatgagtttcagaataaagttatgtttctggccattttgagcctgtaatcgaacccacaaatgctgatgctccaggtactcaactagtctgaaggccagttttattgcttctttaatcaggacaacagttttctgctgtgctaacataattgcaaaaaggttttctaatgatcaattatccttttaaaatgataaacttggattggctaacacagcgtgccattggaacacaggagtgatagttgctgataatgggcctctgtacacccatgtgatattccataaaaaatcagccgatttcagctacaatagtcgtttacaatattaacaatgtctacactgtatttctgatcaatttgatgttattttaatggacagaatgtgcttttctttcaaaaacaaggacatttctaagtgaccccaaacttttgaacggtagtgtatgtttgtTCATTAGCATTCAATGCACCACTGTAGTGCATTTTAGGTTACCATGGTAAATTGCCCATACAGCTCCATATCTTGAATTTAAGTAAATTATTTAATTCTTTGTGCATATTCTTTTACAGTACCTCTAGTATGAGATTAACTATAGGCCAGATACTCAATTGAGTATTAAATAGGTTAATCTACACAGACCGACTGTAACACCGTCTAAAAGCTTGAGTATCATTGCAAGCcttttttcaaaaacaaaacattgCTTTGAACTTCTTACAAAACCCAGAACCAGCTTTATTACCAACCCCTCTCAAAAGCATTTCTCTAATGACAAACCAACTAAAAATAAGAAGACAATCCACAGAACAAAAGTCAGTGTTGTAAAAACAGCATAGCATGTTATGTATTCTAATTCAATGTATAGTTATTGACAAGTTGAATCGTTGCATCATGTAATGAACAGCATCGTGTAAAGAACTTAAAAATCGGACATTGAACAAAGCAATTGAATAAGTCTAAATCATGATGGAAGATTGCGTCACATAACTAATAATAACAGCATGATGGCAAAAAGAAAACAAGCGCTCTATAACAAATCTGATAGCAAAAGGGTTTAAAAAAAGATCACGCTGGTTCAATTATGTGGCATGCTGAGCCAGGAAGgctcttatcctctgcagcagctcCTTCTTCACGCTGTCAGGCACCAGAACTGAGGGGGGAAATAAAGATACAGTATTCGGCTTCGGGTTATGATAGTAGTGTCGATGCTCTTCATGGAACTTAATGAACAGAGGGATGAGAAAAAAGATACTGTatacacaacaacaaaaaggcCTAACTACCTCTTCCTTTAGGGGTGATTTCCACCACAAGGTCCTCGACAGTCACATGCTCCAAGCCCTTTTCTTTGATGACATCTGCAAAACAGTTACTTGATGAGTGGCATGATGCTTAGACCGTGTTTTACAGTGTCAGAGGTGTCATGCTCAAAGGGTGCACATGCCCCCTCAGATGTGTTCTGTTTAAAATATTGttgttctctgtaatactactagccacctagcaatttatgaagttggctttagctaaaGGATATATTCCCAATCTCATAACTAGCtgccaagaagccatttcaggctatcaatgaagttagagtagctagTGTGAATAACTATCTTAGATGGTATGAAtcctggcaaggttggtagactttagaaaagcaagcaattacaaaatgtactgaataagactcacattcctttaaATCTTTTACCCAGAATTTACCGAGTAGCATAATCAGTttattaaaattaaaaaattaaaaacagcaGTCAGGATGATACAGATAgatcaagaggtatgcttagatgtGCAGAAAAATATCAATATAACTTTTACATAAAATTACACGTAATGATTATGGCTAGATTGATGGAAAacggtgtttcaggtgtttgaaaaatgctaaattctGCCATTTACGCGTGGCTACCTCCTGACCACCACCCCAGTCATCCTCACGTACTTCGGGCCCGTTGGATTTGTATGGTGCATGATGGCTCTGAGTAATAGTCATCATTCCCATTAGCCACATTTCATGACATCCCCACCACACATGATAGTAACTCTTACCTTTGCAATGAGCTTTCAGCTGATCCCTCCATCCACATTCAGTGAGTTTAGATCTGAGCAACTCCTTCAATCTGTGGATCAACCAAAATAAGCAAGAAAAGTGACCACCAGTGACCATAGAGTTGATTGGTCTTCTAATAATGATTAAATATACATTTGTGAAATGTTCTTACCGCTCTCGTTCACCCATCTCAGTTAACTTCTGATTGATTGTTGCTCTCATCTTGGAATCTTTGCTCATATTCTTTTAACTGAAAAAGTGAGATTCAGAATGAGTTTATGTtgtggtgttagctagctagcgttcaTTAGTCAACTGATGAGGCAGGGATCAGtttaatagctaacgttagctagctactctaacagTCTACAAACAAGGTGGACAGCCATCTATCATGAAAAATGGTATGTTTGGGCTGTAGCTAACATTAAATCACTCATATTTAGAACAAGCACCGAGCAACATAAATCATTGCTAGGCTTTGCTTGCTATATGCTAACTGTTGACAAGCTAACACATTTCTGGCACTAGCCAGCGCAACAAGCTAGTTCACTATCTGATAATTCGCGATAATAAGCTACATAGCTATCAAGGACGTAAAAATCTCACACTTACCCAAAACTTTCGACGAAATTTGCATGCTGTTGCACACAGTGCCAATAAAATTATAACTGGCGAGATAGTTAGCCACAGCTAATTGTTGTGTCCCACAATGAATAAGGACCCCAGAAAACCGTTGATACCAGAAAAGGTTCCTACGTTTTAATGAAGTACTATCGTTATGCCACTAGGTGGTAGCGTTAATCAACAACTTAGATTTTAACATAGACTCAATTGTTGCAGGGTGATAACGTtacatacagttaaagtcggaggtttacatacaccttagccaaatacatttaaactcagtttttcacaattcctgacatttaattctagtaaaaattccctgtcttaggtcagttaggatcaccactttattttaagaatgtgaaatgtcagaattatagtaGGAAGAATaatatatttcagctttcatttctttcatcacatttccagtgggtcagaagtttacatacactcaattagtatttggtagcattgcctttaaattgtttaacttgggtggtgtaactgagtcaggtttataggcctccttgctcgcacacgctttttcagttctgcccaccaattttctatatgcttgaggtcagggctttgtgattgccactccaataccttgactttgttgtccttcagccattttgccagaactttggaagtatgcttggggccattgtccatttggaagacccaagcattaacttcctgactgatgtcttgagatgttgcttcaatatatccacatattttttcttgcctcatgatgccatctattttgtgaagtgcaccagtccctcctgcagcaaagcacccccacaacatgatactgccacccccgtgcctcacggttgggatggggttctttggcttgcaagcctccccctttttcatccaaacataacgatggtcattatggccaaacagttctctctttttttcatcagaccaggggacatttctccaaaaagtacaatctttgtccccatgtgcagttgcaaaccgtagtctggcttttttatggcggttttgtagcagtggcttcttccttgctgagtggccgttcaggttatgtcgatataggaatcgttttactgtggatatagatacttttggacctgtttcctccagcatcttcacaaggtcctttgctgttgttctgggactgatttgcacttttcacaccaaagtttgttcatctctaggagacagaacgcgtctccttcctgagcgttatgacggctgcgtggtcctatggtgtttatacttgcgtactattgtttgtacagatgcatGTGGTACCttaaggcatttggaaattgttcctaaggatgaaccagacttgtggaggtctacaattttctttctgaggtctttgctgatttcttttgattttcccatgatgttaagcaaagaggcattgagtttgaaggtaggccttgaaatacatccacaggtacacctccaattgactcaaattatgtcaattagcctatcagaagcttctaaagccatgacataattttctgaattttccaagctgtttaaaggcacagtcaatttagtgtatggtatcttctgacccactggaattgtgatacggtgaattataagtgaaataatctgtctgtaaacaattgttggaaaaactacttgtgtcatgcacatagcagatgtcctaaccgacttgccaaaactatagttagttaattaacaagacatttttggagtggttgaaaaacgagtttgaacgactccaacctaggtgtatgtaaacttccgacttcagctgtagaTGAGATCAGTGGATTTTTATGTTCTTACAATGCCTCTTATTGTACATATGACCATGAAGTGCTGTTTTTGGCAGTATTAGATGGTTGATCAATTTTAATAATATTCGGTAAGAAGAATAACACTGAGTCTGCGTTAAGACTATTTTATTAAATCATGAAATTCCATAGTTGAACACACTGATCGTCAGTTTGGATAATACATactgctaaatgacaaatgtaaaaatacaaatattataaCATCAGTTTAGACGTCAGGTGTTCTGTTTCGTTTTAGCTGTTTAAAAATCTACTTTCATCAATGTGTAGTGCTGTCAAAGATACTGTATTTCGGTTTCCAATCTCTGGTGTTAATGGTGTTGGTAATATTGCCTTATTTTGTGACATTTTATCCTAACAATGTCTATGCCCTACCTGGAAAATCTTCATAATTGTATGGAAAACAATTAGCTGAAGAAACCACATATTGTAACAATGTTAAACCAACAGTAACCTTGTGAAGAAGTTCTGACCTTATGGCGTAATGGTTAAGATATTGATTTGACAGTCGCTAGGCCAGGGTTCAAGCCCTGGTCGGGGGTACCCCTTGAATTTTCTACACTGATGTTAGAAGTATGTATTAACTGAAGACGATGTGGGCGATGAAACTACGGAAAACCCTTAATTTCCAATGGAAGAAGCAAAGTGGTCAGGAGGACCATTGGACGATGCAAGCATGGGTGAGGGACATGAACAGGGCGGGACCAAAGTTGGGGAGAGGTGAACTTCATATACAAATACTCTGCGATATCGCAGTGCTATTGCCCAATCGAAGCTCACTATAGCTTCCAGCTCCTACTGgattggctgttgatacctagcatgCCTGCCAACACGTACACGAGGGCGAGGTGGAATACAAGTGCTAGTTAAGAGTGCCGGTTGaagtgttggcttgacagtcgctatTCGAGTCCTGGTTGAGGCTACCCCTTGAATTCACTACAATAGCAAACAAATGGCCTAACTCTCACTGTTGATCTTTTCAAAACCTCAATgcttctttttatttattttgtaatttttttataaATTGGCTGGAggtttacacaggcagtccaattctgatcttttgcccaattattgtcAAAAGATATGATGTGAATGGTCAAAAGATCAATAATTGGgtaaaatatcagaattgggctgcctgtgtaaatgggCAGCCCATGTGTCTGAAACTCCTTTTCAAACGAGtcaaaggagagagggataggataACATTGTTTTGCAAACAAGTTGAAGTAATAGAGTATGTGAATGGAAAACAAAGTTAACCAGGCTGAATATGCTGCAGTTTTGAAATGGTTTCCTAGGGTTGGTTTAAAGGAAGGTCAAACATGATAGTGGATTTTCTGAAACACTTGGCACGATCTCCTAATTCCTTGTGGGTGAACTCCTGCCAACCATTGGCCACCTGAGGTTACAGAGAAAACATTTTTTTCTCAGAAGTATTTTGATTTATTCTCTGTGCTTAAACTGACCAGTTGGTGGTTTCTTTCTGGGTTGAGGTAAAAACATACCATTCTTCAGAGTCTAGTGGTCACcggaatatcataacactgactACCTGACTGCATAATTAATTAAGTCTGGGCTTTTGGTAAAAAAATTATCTTTAAAGTAAAGGAACCCCTGCAACCCCTTATCATGTGTGATATCAAAAACCCCATGACAGCCTATTACGCCTGTTCTGCTCAACTACAGCTTAATGAAACACTTTCCTGACTTATGGAATCCATGAAAAACGTCAATTTAGTCAGAGGTCTGCTGGAGTTTGGGGGCTTTAAATTCAATAAAACAGAGGCAATTAAAAAGCAGCAAAGAGATTCCCACTGAAGGCACACCTGACAGAAATGCTTCTACAAAGTTGAAAGAATGATTGATGGGTTACCTGGTCTGGATGAACTAATGACCTCCCATGTCAGCAGCTCTATAATACCGAAGCAGAGCACTTGTTCATCTTGAATTAATCATCTGTAGTAATTGCGAATCATTGCTAATTTGTGTGTTTTGACAAGGGGCTGTTTGATTAATGCAACATGCTTAATATAATTCAAACGGTAATTAACACTCAATCTTTATCATGAGTGGTTTTGAAATGCCAGTGTTTACACTGGCAAAGACCATTACTTCTTCGGATCAGCTGCACTTGGTCTTTGAGGTGCCTGCTGCTGTGCACTGTGACACAGTGGAGATCAGTGAGCATGCTCAATGAATGGGATGCCACAGGCTAAGTGAGAGACTCAATGCAGTGAAGTGACAGAATAATCTTCCTCCCTGGCCCTTTGAGGCACTCCTTATCTCCGTTCCCTGCTCCTCACCCTCCACCATTACCTCAGTGTTATCTCTGCGGCGGAAGCCACAGAGTTTAGGTGAGAAGAATATATAGTGGGAAAGAAAGCAGTGAGAATGTGAGTGAAATATTCATCAAGGCACTTACAGGGTTCAAGGGGATATGCAGACGTTCTCCTAGTGGATGCTAGCCCAAGAGAAACGCTCAAAACAGAAAAACTGAGCTAAGAAATTGGTAGC includes the following:
- the LOC120047539 gene encoding transcription and mRNA export factor ENY2-2-like; the encoded protein is MSKDSKMRATINQKLTEMGERERLKELLRSKLTECGWRDQLKAHCKDVIKEKGLEHVTVEDLVVEITPKGRVLVPDSVKKELLQRIRAFLAQHAT